One window of Treponema denticola genomic DNA carries:
- a CDS encoding TDE2508 family outer membrane beta-barrel protein, translating to MKIQKKLFVFAVLLMAASLVFAQTSMTSHSTQELFGTDVDDFMNVNEWQNVQPKNIFGFLGYGKDGKGSINLGLAHQFKAFYLGTYFEGQVNSWISKKETSGNTETSTSTQHKSNGKLLFGFGNIGVMTDMSYQPKANNKVTWTEATKTKQTDNLFKLDFNLIAGMNLNLNNKLFKISAKLGLESDIDKKTTKKDSKLTKFTDGSKYDLVINAGLSHDLSSKDGLTHTVLADLDTRWGIWPTKRDEEVLGGVTTTNYKYGELKDIITLTPKYQIAYEPEGKFAFKAEAALGIGFDFDNEYNYTRRVVSSGGDTKAYNIARKYKTTLSLKPALKTAFTYAPVSKFKLNFGLGFNVPSNNWVFNKTETRDAGNGNVTKTDKDNTFTFNTNDGKFTASSGFTWLITENVTFDANWDIVDHLLKTFSTDLTEGDGKNFWETVNKLVVHNIKFALSVKF from the coding sequence AAACATCAATGACATCACACAGCACCCAAGAGCTTTTCGGCACTGATGTTGACGATTTTATGAATGTAAATGAATGGCAAAATGTACAGCCTAAAAATATCTTCGGATTTTTAGGCTACGGAAAGGACGGTAAAGGCTCGATAAACCTAGGTCTTGCCCACCAATTTAAAGCCTTTTATTTAGGTACCTACTTTGAAGGTCAAGTCAACAGCTGGATAAGTAAGAAAGAAACGAGTGGCAATACGGAAACATCAACATCCACTCAGCATAAGTCTAACGGCAAGCTGCTTTTCGGATTCGGAAACATCGGTGTTATGACGGATATGTCTTATCAGCCTAAAGCCAACAACAAGGTTACATGGACAGAGGCCACAAAGACAAAGCAAACCGATAATCTTTTTAAGCTGGATTTTAATTTAATTGCAGGTATGAATTTAAACTTAAATAATAAGCTCTTTAAGATCTCTGCAAAGTTAGGACTTGAGTCTGATATCGATAAGAAGACAACCAAGAAAGATAGTAAGCTTACAAAATTCACAGATGGCAGTAAATACGACCTTGTTATAAATGCCGGACTTTCCCATGATCTTTCGTCAAAAGACGGTTTAACCCATACGGTTCTGGCCGATCTGGACACCAGATGGGGTATATGGCCTACAAAAAGAGATGAAGAGGTATTAGGAGGCGTAACAACCACAAACTATAAATATGGTGAACTAAAGGATATAATTACACTTACCCCTAAATATCAGATTGCCTATGAACCGGAAGGTAAATTTGCCTTTAAAGCCGAGGCCGCTTTAGGAATAGGATTTGACTTTGATAACGAGTATAATTATACTCGCAGAGTTGTCTCAAGCGGAGGCGATACAAAAGCATATAATATAGCCAGGAAGTATAAAACAACATTAAGCCTGAAACCGGCCTTAAAAACAGCTTTTACCTACGCCCCCGTATCGAAGTTTAAGCTTAACTTCGGCTTAGGCTTTAACGTCCCCTCAAATAACTGGGTGTTTAACAAGACAGAGACACGTGATGCTGGAAACGGTAATGTTACAAAAACCGATAAAGATAACACATTTACATTCAATACTAATGACGGAAAGTTTACTGCATCTTCAGGTTTCACCTGGTTAATAACCGAAAACGTAACATTTGATGCAAACTGGGATATCGTCGATCATTTGCTTAAGACCTTTAGTACAGACCTAACTGAGGGTGACGGTAAAAACTTTTGGGAGACTGTAAACAAACTCGTTGTCCATAATATAAAGTTTGCCCTATCGGTTAAATTCTAA